Genomic segment of Sebastes umbrosus isolate fSebUmb1 chromosome 22, fSebUmb1.pri, whole genome shotgun sequence:
AGAGCGCCAGGAAGTGAGCAGCCACGTGGTGAgagtcaaagaagaagaagagccgATGGAAGTCGACGCATTGAACGCCTCCGACCTCGTCCGCGATCGACCAATCCCAAAAGAGATAACCCCACCTTCCCAGAAGATGGCGAGCCACCGTCTCTTCAGCATTAAAACAGAAGCCCAGAGTGGCAGCAAGGCGGCTGAGCAGCTGCACCCTGCAGCCAAAATGGCCGACCACTGTCTCCACGGCCTTAAAATAGAAGACAACTTTTATTCTGGAGGCCGCCAGCTGGGTTCCAAGATGGCAGACGGCGTTGTCTCCGGAGCCAACACGTTCCAGTTCAGAGTGAAAATGGAGGATCATGGCGTCTCTGGAACCAAGATGGCGGACCAGCTTCTCTCTGGAACCAAGATGGTGGACCAGCTCCTCTCTGGAACCAAGATGGCGGACCAGCTTCTATCTGGAACCAAGATGGCAGACCAGCTTCTATCTGGAACCAAGATGGCGGACCAGCTTCTATCTGGAGCCAAGATGGAGGACCAGCTTCTCTTTAAAGCTAAAATTGCAGAGCGACCTTTCTCGGCCGCCAAGATGAGCAACAAGTTCCTCTCCGGAGTCAAGATGGAGGAGCAGTTCCCTTCAGGAGCCAAGATGGAGAACCAGCTTCTCTTTGGAACCAAAATGGAGAACCGGCTTCTTCCCGGAGCCAAGATGGTGGACCACGTTCTCTCAGGACCGAAGGCGGAGGAGCAGCTCTTCTTTGGAGCCAAGATGGAAGACCCGTTCACCTCCGGAGCCAAGATGGCCGACCAGTGCCTCCGAGCCGTGCTGTGGCAGGACATGTCAGTGAACCTGGCGTCCACGCTGCTGCACCAGCTCTCAGGTAAAAATACTTCATGAATAAATGTctcgataaattaataaatatatcattaaatgtagcaaaaataatatttaaaataaatgtagccattaattaattgataaaatgttacataaattgatacttctgttttaatttgattctatatttatttatcttcgtATTaaatcccttatttatttactcttctgtttttccctttttatttatttatatatttatctgtattaattattaattattattgcctttatttttgtatttattttttatatttatttttaaatgtatgtttttatttatgtatttatgcatccACTGCCACCACTAATTAATGTCAGTtgtttactataataataataataacattttttagtactttaattaatttatatagtACTTATCAAAACCAGATTTTACAAAGtgctctacatgaaaaaaataaataaaatacacatgGATATTACGTATGTATTTTATtcatacagcacttaaaccacCTGCATACACACAGCAGACACATTTAAttgaatacaaattaaataaagttaaaaaaaattacatataatatttatttatttatgtatatatttagaatttgatgtatgtgtttattgttcatttattggttattataattttattttcttattatttttatttatcaattatGAAACacttgtaaaaatatatattttaccaGCAATTTATTCAGTTAACATTTTAGTATTAACAGCAACTAGTTTCATAACCATTATTTTACGATGAATAAAACGTACGCTGGTAATATGAATATCTAAcgtttttctctgtctttgataacacaataataaataaatagtttaatgaATCTGTCTTCCTGCAGAGAGAGTCAGTAAATCCAACAGGACGACACCACCCATCAGAAGCAGGTAACGCTACACTTCCTGTCATCCATCAGTGATGTCATGTAGAcgctttgacctctgacctgcttTGTTCTCTACAGTCCCGTGTTGAAGGTGAATGTGGACCCGCTCCGCTCCTCCCCTCTTTTCAGCTCCCAGGACCCTCCACATGGTAatacactgaacacacacacacacacacacacacacaaagagatgcaGTAGATGTTGTACTAGTACTTCGACACCATCACAGTGTTTAGATTTATAAGATATATCCTGTTTTGCTTGAGGAGGCTGAGATCTTTGAATGTTCGTAACCGTAAATgataaagaatttaaaaaaacggAACAaaatataatctatatattCAACATTTTTCCAAGTGCCCATCAGGGTTATTATtgtaaactaaaacaaaactaagcagtgaaaaatattagggctgtcatggtaataacgcgttaacgcaaaatgttttaacgccactaatttctttaacgcaacttgtgatgtttaggttgtagcaggctcagttttaaagctagagtgaagatactggtatcatataaaactagaaaacctgaggaatccataggtaccaaccacgtcatactagcttgttgggaaggattTAGGCGAGGagaaactgacacactgacacactgacagctgttgttgcctgttgggctgcagtttgccatgttatgattaaagcatattgttttatgataaatgcagtacctgtgagggtttctggacaatatctgtcattgatttgtgttgttaattgatttacaataataaatatttacatacatttgcataaagcagcatattttatccactcccatgttgataagaggattaaatacttgacaaatctccctgtaaggtacattttgaactgataaaaaatgtgcgattaaatattttaatcgattgacggctctaatttataatatttttatcgttcaacacaggccaaattatgacaatagaatagaaataatgtagttttatttttgtgcgGCACTTTGTAGACGTACGTTTTACTGCCGTCTGgcagtcgctttcagtccaaaatggcggaagcgtagctctgctgctgggcgctgatgttgcaatggaacgaccagTTGACTCTCACTTCTTGgcgatatacgttctttgttcACGTTCAGGAACGTGTGTTTGTTATGTATCTGATTGGCTACCAGCTGCACATCGCCGCCGGATGACGCTTCACGTTGCAgaaaaaatttcacaaaaattaTTATCATCCTTTTAATCTGATTTCAGTTTCTTCCTTCAGACGAGTTTAAACCAACACCAACACTCTCCCACTTTACCGCTGCTCTGCTCTGACATTACTAAATAAACACTTTTGGGGAGTTTAGTTGGCCTGCAGTGTTTTTAACGCGgccttattgttattattatgactttttaatgactgtCTCTCAGCGTACTGTTCTTTATGTGTGTTATGGATTTATGCTGCCCTTTGGGTTTAGAATAAAGACGGCACTGAAGTGAACTGACTAACAGTCACGGAGGAGATTATCAGTAATAACTTCCAGAGGGACTCGTCATTAGGAGATGTTGGAgtgcacagaagaagaaaatatataaatatgtggcAGCGGAAGATTTATTTCATGAATAATAAAcacttatcttttttatttttgttctcgCAGAAACCAAATCCAGCCTCAGCAGAGATCCGACCACAGGTTGCTCTTACTTCTACAGGTAACACTAACACACTGCTTTGTTCtactatacttgtgaggacccgCGTTGACATGCTGGATTAGCAGGAGGCGTAACTATTAGCAAcgctttctctccatctctcaaaCGCTTAGCCGATATTGTACGACTCTCTTTCTGACTGTTCGGttatgtgccggactatttcACTGTTTCATAACCGGCTGTTGGCTACGTTATCTCACTGTTTAGTATACTAATCAGTAAAGGGTGTTTTAAGCGTAGTTGGCGTCTAATAAGGTCATGCTACTTATTACAAATATAACAGATTTCAActatctgtaataataatactttccCTGCCCTCCAGGTGTCACGTGTGTGGCTTCGAGACGGACGGGCGCGTCCTTTTCCAGAGTCACATGGCAGAGCACCGCCAATGGGAGCACGGCTCCTTCTCGCTGCACTGCTGCGTGTGCGACCACTCGACCAATCAGGAGGCGGAGATGAGGGCTCACGCCAACACGCACATACAGGGGAACACAGGAGCCGGTGGAGAGATGAGGTGGGCTCAcgttacatgtgtgtgtgagactgatCCAGGTATTTATATTTGAGAGTTCaaatatgtgaaaacaataTACTGGCcgatatttgttttttactgaatcatagacaaatattttatatattatatattaataacaataataaaaataatatttttttatgaggaTCTCTTCAGTTTGGTTCTTAGAAAGCTGTAACCATCATGCAGTCTGTATTGACTATTAGTTACGTTTGTttttagcaaaaaaataatgtaaataaaaagttgtaatatttatttatggggTAATATTTCACTGCAATGCTGTGaatttttacaactttttttgttgtaaatttTTAGTCTCTTATTACGACTTGTTCCTCAAAATATTACGGCTTTTCTCTTAAAATATTCTTGTGaatatttgactttattctaaaaaaTGTAGGACTTTATCTTCgaaatattgcgactttttttcttataatattacaagattTTTCCTGcaatttttttactttgtctTTCAAATATGTAAAACTTTATTGTCAAAATTGTCCAacttttttctggtaatttTTTTAGTCTCAAGACGTTTTCCTAAAAATAttaatgatttttcttttaaaatattcaTGTGGATATTTGGCTTTATTttcaaaattatataaattaattctcaaaatattatgactttttccttGCAAATATTTGACTTTACCCTTCTAATATTTACAACTTTATTGACaaaatattaaacttttttcttgtgaatttttttgtctcttgttacgttttcctcaaaatattaagactttttctcttaaaatatTCTCGTGaatatttgactttattctcaaaattttataaatttattctcgaaatcttaAGAATTTTTTACTTTATCCTTTAAATATTTACAACTTTATCGtcaaaatgttacaacttttctttttgtgattttttcGTCTCttgttacgactttttctcaaaatattaagaGTTGTTTCTTTCGAATTTTTTACTTCATCCTTCAAATatttacaactttattgtcaaaatattacaactttttttgcaagtttttgacTTCTTCCAAATGTAAAAGGCCCCAGCTGTATATTTAATCAACATGTAGGTAAATGTAAGTGTTGGATCGGACTGGATCTCTGGACTCGGATCAGTAATCAGAAAAtcctcgtctcgtctcgtctcctggtcatgaaatgtgtgtgtgcatcattaACCCTTCCCTCCCCTCCTGACTCCCAGATGCCCCGTCACCTCTCCCACGGTCGCCGCCTCCTGCAGCGCTCCGTCAGTTGCCATGGCGACCCAGCCGGAGAATAGCACCTCTGAGCATCGCTGCCGCATCTGCCAGAGGTCGTTTCCAGGGCAACAGGAGCTGCTGGTTCACTTCCAGGGTCATCGCCAAGGCAACCAGTACCGGTGCGACCGGTGCGGCCACCTGACGCGGACAGCCAACAAGCTGGTGGAGCACGTGCGCGTGCACACGGGGGAGCGCCCGTTCACCTGCGACCTTTGCCCGTACAGCGCCAAGCGGCGGGACAGTCTGCGCCTCCACTGCAAGGTCAAACACCCCGGCGACGTGCACACACACCGGTCGTACGTGCACGGAGACAATCAGCGCTCAAACAAACACGTTCAGCGGCTGCACACACCGCCGAACGCTCACACTgctgctccctcctcctcctccttctactctcttcctcctcttcatccctcgCTCTCTGACCGGGCAGGATGGAGGGatttatctcctctcctccccatcACCACGCTCATTTCTCTGAAACCAcgctctccttcctcttcctcctcctccttctcctcctcctcttcctcctcctcctcttcttccctctcctcctcctcctcccccctcctcctcctccgtatcttcctcctcatcttcctccaccAAACACTCCTTCCTCGGTTACCTTGGTCTGAAGACTTTTTTgtaaatgctttttttctcctcctctcctctcctctgctctcttctcctctcctctcctctcttctccttgtcctcctcccctctactcctcttcttcttctctccgcTCCTcgtctttccttttctctccttctgtccttgtttcttctctcctttcctctcttctcatctcctcttctcctctcctctcctctcctctcctctcctctcttctcatctcctcttctcctctcctctcctctcctctcctctcctctcctttcctctctcctcctctcctctcctctcttctcatctcctctcctcctctctcctctcctctcctctctcctcctctccttctctctcgcctctcctctcctcctcttctatcCATCCTGTGGACTTTTAAAGTGATGATGGATGTAAAGCTCTGTATTGTAACCACGGTAACACTAATCACTCCCTCTATGTATGAGAATGTCAATCAGCTGCTGTTATAAGCTCTTATAatgcactgaaaacacacagataagGAACGTTTTCAACTTATTCGACTTTTTTGCATCATGCTCGTGATTTTTGCTGCATTCCTGCCTGCGTTTAGCCGTCATATAACCTCTGAACTCGGAGCTATTTAACCGTGTCACATATTTattgcctgtctctctctccggtCCTCCAGAAACCAAACACTTCAAAACCCTTTTTTAACTCAAGACGCTTCACTGTAGAGATCActtattgcttttattgtaGAGATAATCagacatttattgttttgttttgtttttgttgttttaaaagaCGGTTTGTgccaaaatgtaattattatttttttttagaaaagtaGTTAAATTATTTGAAATCAGTGCTGCAACTCACAACGTTTTTcattatgaatgaaaatgaagagATTAATCGTTAATGatttataaaatgtaagaaaatagtgaCAGTGACGTCTTTTTTTATCTGAACAACAGTCAATAATATTCCGTTTAATATCATAGAGGACTCAGAAAaccatgtatatatttattatatatatattatacatatatatatacaatatatatatttatttatttatttattatatatatattatatatttatttatatataaataaatatatatttatttatatataatatatatatatattatatatttatttatatataaataaatatatatttatttatatataatatatttatttattatatatatattatatatttatttatatataaataaatatatatttatttatatataatatatatatttattatatatatatattatatattgatttatatataaatgaaaaatatatgtatttatatataatttatatatatatatttatgtatatgtgGAGTCCTCTATGATATTAAAcggaatattttatttataatatatataatatatttattatatatactgtatatatacagtatatatatttgagTAGCTGGAACTACTGAATTTTTGCTTAAATAATGATcacaaatattcagttttacatgttttaaaagacagTTTGTGCCAAaattgtcctttttttattttagaaaagtAGTGAAGGTTTAGTTTTCATCTGAGGTTATTTACAACTTTTAGTTAAATTGAACAATTGTCATTATTAATGAAGAGATTAATCGTTAATGTTtatgaaatgtaagaaaatagtgacgtctttaaatttgtttttttttgtttttatcctacaaacaatacaaaatattcagtttaatatcacagaaatattcacatttgagtaGCTGGAACTACTGaattttttgctttaaaaaattataaaaatgttcTGCCTATCGActaattgataataataataataatcgatTCAAACCAGCTCcacgttgatttattttaaatcaacacatgAGATTAAATCACTCCTCTTCCGTCTCTTTGAGGGTTTTTGAAGGTTGCAGGTTTCTGGAGGACGGCGATGATATTTCTAATATTTGTGTTGTATATTGataatgtatttgtgtttacacATAACAACATGGGGCTCCCAagagtctaaaaaatgtcttaatttaAAGTTGCACTAAATGTAgttttgctgaaaaaaaaagagtcattttagaatatttaagttttttttttttaaaacacagaaaatccaCCAATCTCAGCTTCGGTCCAGggttaattacatattttaataagtattatttattatattacatgaGTTTTGCTGCCCTCTCTGGCTCTTTAAAAGaccttttttttgcagtgaaCGCTTCATTACCTCCGCTGCACATTCAGttatagaagaagaaaaactatatcaataatcaattattagatttttttttttttttcatattttatttactgttctcAAAGTTCACAATTACACATATATTAAaaggacataaaaataaaacaaagtaaaaaaaatccacaatatTCTCTCTGATttgtaattcattttctgtatttattactcgtatttattgatttcaaaggtgttattgataacattcagccactaaatGTCAAACGTCACATATAATCCTCAGagataaacaaacatttattttggacctgccaaaatttttaaaaagatgaattcacaatcaaactttttttaaaattcattaattaatttattttgtattattattattattattattattattattattattaataataataatattaatattaattaattattattaattaatttaatttaaattagattttctttttaattatttgccTACATAAAAATTGTATCAATAAAAcctttaattgtgattattataaGCCTACCGTTACGCCTCCAATAGCTTCTTTAACAGCTTTGTAAAATCTGATTAAAATTTGCAcattataacaaataaaagtttaata
This window contains:
- the LOC119482108 gene encoding uncharacterized protein LOC119482108 — its product is MKRGSSVLQPPSDAAKRHTHPANTHTASDDARSLSIPDTRAAERTPDATGSSPFPAATSLFSPDVSTKMASDLLIRLSEATQKAQMHPGRQAEAEPQRRESLPEVRGGQQDEPGLALSPDGPGASPEPPSLSHTPDGNAATDTLASDLLRKLAERQEVSSHVVRVKEEEEPMEVDALNASDLVRDRPIPKEITPPSQKMASHRLFSIKTEAQSGSKAAEQLHPAAKMADHCLHGLKIEDNFYSGGRQLGSKMADGVVSGANTFQFRVKMEDHGVSGTKMADQLLSGTKMVDQLLSGTKMADQLLSGTKMADQLLSGTKMADQLLSGAKMEDQLLFKAKIAERPFSAAKMSNKFLSGVKMEEQFPSGAKMENQLLFGTKMENRLLPGAKMVDHVLSGPKAEEQLFFGAKMEDPFTSGAKMADQCLRAVLWQDMSVNLASTLLHQLSERVSKSNRTTPPIRSSPVLKVNVDPLRSSPLFSSQDPPHETKSSLSRDPTTGCSYFYRCHVCGFETDGRVLFQSHMAEHRQWEHGSFSLHCCVCDHSTNQEAEMRAHANTHIQGNTGAGGEMRCPVTSPTVAASCSAPSVAMATQPENSTSEHRCRICQRSFPGQQELLVHFQGHRQGNQYRCDRCGHLTRTANKLVEHVRVHTGERPFTCDLCPYSAKRRDSLRLHCKVKHPGDVHTHRSYVHGDNQRSNKHVQRLHTPPNAHTAAPSSSSFYSLPPLHPSLSDRAGWRDLSPLLPITTLISLKPRSPSSSSSSFSSSSSSSSSSSLSSSSSPLLLLRIFLLIFLHQTLLPRLPWSEDFFVNAFFLLLSSPLLSSPLLSSLLLVLLPSTPLLLLSAPRLSFSLLLLREEQDFMENET